ACTCAAGAAGTCAGACTATTTGCCTTAGGTTATTCGTGTCTGAATTTGCGGCTACACCACAGACTTCGATATATGTGGGCTACACGTTCTCAACCAGCATAACCATTGTTGCGGAACTACATTTAGAGTGTTGTCCCTTGAAAGGTAGAGTTATTCTCGTAACAGcgagagaaaagaaagttgaGTACAACAGTAAGCCAGTTTTGTATTGTTGCTTCAGAAACATTAGACATTGACTTAAATGAATTATTTAGTATTTATGAATTGAATTTCAATCCTCTCCTCAGCTGTCGCAGTCGCGAGGAAAGCCATAGCGAGAAGATAACTCTGCTTGATTGCCAGCGTTTGTTAAAATACCAAAATGATCCTAATCGAACTCTCGGAGTGGAGCTTAATTTAAGTCTTGGGTTGGCCTTTTAAAGGCTGATCTATTAAAATGTCAGATTCTGAGGATGAAGGACCTGACAAGCAGCTGAAACTCATTGTAATGGGAGATGGTGCGTCGGGCAAGGTGCGTGTTAGCTGTTACGACTGTTTATTAATCGCAGAGCCTCGTTTGTCGCTAGTTGCTATGGGACTTTTGGTGAGGTAACTATTTTcgacaacagcaataaaaataagaagtaaTGTGGTTTAGTATACTTAGAAAGATGATTCTAGGGTAAAGTTTAGTAAGAGCTATTTAACTTGTTTGTTGAATTGTTTATTGCATGCAacaatttcttcttgtttttgttttcattgtcgTATGAACAGCTTGCAAAACAGCTTCTTCTTGCAATGATAATAGGTATGTTTCCATTTTTCTGTTGACATACATATCGTAGACATCGTTGTGCATGAGATATACCCAAGAACATTTCAAAAAGGAGTATGGACAGACAGTTGGACTTGACttctttttaaagagaattGTGTTACCAGGTGAGCGTGTTTAGgatttaaattgttgtcattttcttcaGCCGCAGTTAGAAAACTAACATGTGAAGTGCTTTCTGTATCTTAAATGATTGTggcttgaaataaaaaagtaaaacatgaAGAATTCTCTAACATTTAATATGCTTAACAGCAAATCTTAACAGTACACGAACTTGTCTCTTCCTTACAAAACCTGATGTATTAGTATACTTATGAATTGTTACATACACTCACTATGCTTGTCTGTCTCtgtccctctctcacacacattcaaacagaatgaaagtaaataataacttataagaaagaataagagaTATTGGAAGGTAAATTAATATTTGGTAAtaaattgtcatatttttatttgtctgtcaggtggtgtgaatgtagccttggaggtGTGGGACATTGGTGGCCAGACGATGGGAAGTGCAATGCTGTCAAACTATATATTTGGAGCTCATGTAAGTTATTCAGATGTggttatttcagtttattttccatagtttattataaatacttttagctgtaattctttttcattttaaatattacactACAGCATCTTCCTGTTGTCTTTTTCAAGGGTGCTGATGTGTTTCACTTTCTGGTACTTGAACTCTTTTATTTGTGTGATTTCCATTAGATAAGTTTTGTCATATTAATTTTCAGGGAGTTTTACTGGTGTATGATATAACCAACTACTCTAGTTTTGAGAACATGGAAGACTGGTACAACTCAGTTAAGAAAATCTGCATTGGAGGACGATTACCTCACATTGCACTTGTTGGCAATAAAAGTACGTAAAACTTGATTTATTTCCAagaattttagtttttatcttcttcttaaCTTGCTCTATCTTTTTACACATATATGGCCTAAACTCACAACTTGCACATGAGCATATGTATGTGTACTTAACActattctatttttatataattattaagaacataaaaaaaaattacattagcTGAACCACTTCCAACCAGGGTTATTTCCATACTTACGAAAAAGAGAGAAGCTGATAACTAAGTAGCTAGAACACAGGTGTAATCATGGATATGtagaggtggattgctgtctgtctgccgagaccaaggTTAGCCttttgccaagttctccgctgttagttcCAGCAAGctttaacaataaatgtaactaaaccggaagctttgtacacacttgCCTCATTTTAATAGATAACTGGGAAAAATTTGTCTGCCAGCAGTAAAGTAATATAAGTTTGTGATGTAATGTTCTAAGTAGGTTATCAAGTGACCCCAAATGTGTATAAGGGCATTTTAACttgtattttgtgaagaaatACTGATGTTGCGATGAAAACAAATTGCTGACAAGAGCTTCTATAGTCATGTTTATTTCTACCATATGGAGCCTTAGCTTCTTTGTATGGTACTTCATGCCAATTATTCATTGAGGAAGCACAGTTAGTAACTGTCCATGCTTATGCTCCGACAGAAACACTAACATCAGCATTAATACCACCATTTGTCTGCTGCTATGATTGTatgcccctgtgggaccccggggtatgcttgcctagcaagcattgcaagaatagggtccctgccatccagccaggcatgtcgtaagaggcgactaaggtggacacctcacctagaggtaaaataggttgtggtagggctaacaaccccaccatgtaaaaaaaatcctgttacagaaactaaaaccagagaactcgtcacagatggcgaaggtaatgaagcacaccaggagactggactaatgacggacgacagccaaacccgaaagggagctggcgccccgacagcagatttactgaagccgaggcagaagttgagggtggggtgctggaacgtccagaccttgtaccagactggcaggatgctccaattagtcaaggagtttgacaactacaacttggacatcctggagtcagtgaggtcagatggaccggcacgggaaagaggagactagcgtcaggacataccatcttgttctcaggaagatcagacgctcagcactctgaaggagtagctctactcctcaacaagaaaacggaaaaggcactgctggaatggaagccttatggacccaggcttttgagagcaagattccattccaagtacaccaagctgacagtgctagcctgctatgcaccaacaaatgactctgaggcagaagacaaggatgctttttacgatcagctccaggcagcctcagaaagcgttccagcccacgacatgttgctcatcatcggcgatctcaatgccaaggtgggaagtgacaacacctgcagggagcatgtcatgggcaaacatggaatcggaagcatcaatgacaacggagagagactggcagacttttgtgaagaaaacaacctactgattggaggcacactcttcccacacaaagacatccacaaggcaacatggacatcaccagatgggatcacaaagaaccagatagaccatgtcatcatcaaccgaaaatggaggagctcacttcaagatgttagagcctacagaggagcagacattgccagtgaccacactcttgtgatagccacagtttctctgaagctgcgtcgatcacgaggaaaacaggcacgtcagcagagagtggactccggcaaactaaaaaatccagccaccgaaagggcctttgctatggaagtaaagaacaggttccaggcactaggagaccaacaagagatgaccttagacgacttcaatcgagtcttacaggaatcaggagagaaaatactgggcttccaacggaaaaagaaagaacagtggatcagagaagagacatggaagaagatagaagagagaaagtcagccaaacaaagaatcaacagcaccagatctgaacgcctgaaggaacaacacagacaaagatatgcaaaactgaacaaagaggtaaagaggatgacaagaaccgacaaaagatatcacatagagaaactggcagatgaagcagaaaatgcagcaagtaaaaatgacctgaagacactgtacaagataaacaaacagctaaacaacgggtttaagaacagtgatgtgccagtgaaagacgtgaatggtaatgtcgtcgagggagaggcaggaaaactacagcgctggagggaacattttgagtcagttctgaacagaccagatccccctcagcttgcagacatccagccagcagctatagaccttggcATCTGCACAGActcaccaagcctggaagaagtgacagcagcagtcaagataatgaagagcggcaaagcaccaggggcagatggaataacagcagagatgttgaaagcagacgtgaatgtgacagctcccaagctgactgaaatcttcaggcaaatttgggaatcagggcaggtccctgttgcgtggaagacagggctcatcttcaagttacccaagaaaggagatcttggagactgcaataattggaggggcataacacttctttccctcaccagcaaggtcttcagcaagattgttttgtcaagactgacggcaactcttgagaaagacctccgaccacagcaagcaggattttgccctgggcgatcctgctccgaacacatcttcattctgcgacagattctggagcagagcaacgaatggaacacaccgctgtacatcaatttcatcgacctggagaaggcttttgacagcatccaccgcgagtccttatggaagatcctgaggcattacggagtccctgcaaaacttgtttcaggtcattgcaatgctgtacagcgatttcaaatcccaggttgtctgtgacacggagctcacagaccccttcaacgtcagtaccggggtgaagcagggctgcattctgtcgccgttcctcttcatcctggccatggactggatcatgaagacttccaccgacagcgagaggagagggctcagatggaccatgactatgacagcaacaacagcactggaagacttggactttgctgatgacattgccctgctgtcacaccgccaccaagacatgcaggaaaaaacaaaggccttctcagaaacagctggaaaccttggcttgaaggtcagcacaaaaaagactaacagtatgagagtgaacgccagagtccaagacagcatcaaactaaatggagaagagattgaggaagttgacagtttcacctatcttgggtccaaaatgtcaaacactggggatgcggaggtggagattcgagcccgactggcgaaagccagtcaggcctttgcctcactcaggagcacatggaaggcaaaaaacatcagccagaagatcaagctgagaatcttcaagtcaaatgtgatcagcaccctcctttacggatcagaatcttggaagatgaccaaaaccatcagtaacaagcttgacgtcttccaaaacagatgcctcaggcgcatacttaacatcttttggccaaacaccatcaccaacgaagaactccaccgaagaagtgaaaccgagtccatcaccacgcaggttcaacgaaggcgttggcgatggattggacatgtgctccgccagcagacagcagacctttccagagtcgccctacgatggactccagacggccgaagaaaacgaggccgcccaaaggaaacttggagaagaacagtggaaagggagatgaaaggaaagggctggacatggggtcacctagagcgtgtttcagccgatcgacatcggtggcggactctggttgaggccttatgtgcaacctgatgcacaaagaggaatagatagatagatagatgatTGTATGAttctctttttcattattttcagttGACCTTGAGCACATGCGAACAGTTAAGCAGGACAGACATCAGAAATTTGTACAGGAACATGGTCTGACAAGTTACTTTGTATCAGCAAAGACAGGAGATTCAGTGAGCATAAATTTACAATTGTTTTCAGGTTGAGCACAGAAGAGCAGCTTTATGCTAGACCAAAAGTTTCAGTAAAGCAAACTAAACACCTAACTTGTAACTTGACTAACTGGAGAAGAGCTGTGGCTCCACATATTATGTCTCCTAGTTACTGCACTGTacacctttttcatttttttatacgTTTCCGTTAATCTTTAATTCTGTTGTTTATGACACCATACAGAATCATGTATTTTCACTTGTTGAAAGTCCATAGATGCATTGCCTGTTTTCTGTCAACAGGTAAATCTGTGTTTCCAGCGAGTGGCAGCTGATATTCTTAACATCAAACTCACAAAGCCAGAGGTGGAACAGCAAAGAGTGGTTAAGGCTGAGGTTATTCAGTACAGCAACGAGATGGCTGCTGCACTACCAAAGGCCCAAGAGACAAAGAGTTCATTTTGCTCCGTCCAGTGATGGCTGTGTTCTTGTCTCAAAAAGGAGGGGGGAAAAGACAGATTCTAGGCACAGGATTTGTGACGTGATTATAAAGTAGCatgtcagaaaatgttttccacAGGTTTGAAGTTTGTTGAATCTTGTCTCCTAGTTCTTAATCCTGATTCCAGTGACAGATATTGTGTCTTTTCTCAGCTTGTATTTTGTACGCAGTCATGCAATATCGCAcctctgttttctgtctttgtcaaTAGCCAAAACATCCACATGTAATGCAATGTACTCTCCAAAAAGCATTCAGATTTACCAAAGTATTTTAGAGGCTTGACTACTTAAGATGTGATTGCACTGTTAAAAATTTGGAACATTGTAAAATTAAGTCACGCttaaacttaaatgttttctaagTTTGCAAGGTGATCATTGTGTGTATgcaatgtatatgtgtgtgatgtgtgcatgcttgtgcacatttgagtgagagagataccACACCCATTGTCCTTCACCCATTTGCATAAAATATCAGCACAAGACAAGAGATGTTTTAGTGAGCAGTGCTGCATTCATCTTGCCAGTACATTTTTACAATTCAATTAATTCACTTCCTGTGgcacatagttttttttctttgaacatttgGCAGTTATGAGACAATCTAATCACAAGTGATATATGATCATAATTAATGTTGTTTCATGATTTTGTCTTAGATAACAGAGTTATTAGACAATATTGAAAAGAACTTTTAGGAAGTAAGAAAATGTAGATGTGTCAAATGTTATAGGTATTGAAAATGGACTATCTAATTAAAGGGTATAAAAGAGAATAATTCTAATGTTTCAAAGCAGAATGTTGAACAGTTAGAGCACTAGCGTGCAAATCCAAAGGCATGCTGGTTTTGTGGTGCAGCTAACGTGTCGCACGAACCCTAACCTAGCTGTCAGGAATGGTAACTGACTCCATGCAAGGTTGAgggaaaataaagcaacaagAGGGAGAGTGGGACATCCCACTCAAAAGCCTAAAGGTTAAgggatgatttttttaaaatgatatataaATAACTGATGCATACGtgaaatgctttttttgttgtttagtgtACATGCACACTGGATTTTAATTTGTAACTGTTCCCCTCCTCCAGTTAATTAGTAGACCTGTCATTTTGAAAGTCAAAATTTAAGAggataatataataattttaatgggAACTTATgcacagcatcacaaccaagactGCACTCTGTGCACAGACCAGTAATAATAgttgaaagataacagccagtggacagtgagatacGTAAGATACTGAGTGAAATActgaacaacacaaagatgaggTATAAGAGTAGAaagtaaagcaatggatgaaggtatgaagggatgtaggtattaaaaacagtgtaagatggagttgTTAATGATGTTAGCATGACAGTATtaccagggagttaagaatagtaattcagggatagtccTTTGTGAACAGAATTGTGAGGAATAtatattgtactttttttcaaacctcATTGTgtcgtactttttttttttgaaaaggttGTTTTTGTTCAAGGGTTACTGTTTTGAagttagaaaaatatataattgctgatatataataaatatatatttactgaaataaaaggGTTGGTTACTGAGTGGCTTGTTCATGAAGAGAAACCTGGTCCAAAACATTTTGGCCACTCAAAGTTTATGCATCTCTAGCAGAGAGAAACACATGAACTGGAAACATGCAGTAGacacatttatttctgaaattgtGCTCCTGAGATCAAAGTATGTGCATAGCAGACCCATCAAGAATACTATCAATAGGCTGCTTAGTCAAATAAATAGTAGGCATTGTGAGAATGAACATGCAAAatcttttgaaataataataactagcTTTTCCTTGACATAGAAACATATTGTTAAGTCTGCTGTGTTATCTGGAGctgaaaaaaacatgtaatgacatatgaaaaaaatgtgaataacaTTCTGGGcgttcgtgcgtgtgtttgaGGTGGACTGTGGACATGAGAGAAATACAGGGTGTTCAGGTGACAGTTAATGGATTGGTACATCACACCATAATGCTTGAGCCTAAGTTGAAGTCCtccaaacaaattatttaaaagttctttttgcTTGGCTTTTTTGGtcttattttgacaaaaatttcTGGATTAAGTTCCTGTCCTCCTAGTGTTTGCACTCAGATTCCAGACCTGAAGCTCACATAATTCATCAAGGAGCTTATTATTTGGTATTTTCAATTGACGTGCATGGGTCAACACGTTTTTATCACCAagtaaaattttgatttttacaaCTAAGGGCAGTACACCTGCTGTAGTTAATTTGGAGCTACTTCGCAAGAAGGGAATATGGTATGTCTTCAAATGACGAGAGCTGCAATAAGACAACAGAGAAAATGGGAGGTACAACAAGCTTAAAACAGCATGAAGGCTCACTGGCAGGTCTTGCAAGAAGGCATCAGTAACAAGTGCCGGTGGTAAGAAGTCATGAATAACAGGAACCCGTCAAAGATCTCGTCAAACAACTCGAATGGAGGTAATGTCCTCAATCAGAGTTCGCTTGTACAAGTCCCAGTCAGCCTTCCTCTGCAAGCTTTCCTGGAATGTGCTCTCGTCAGGGTATGGTCTGACAATCTCCTGCAAGTTCTTTTTCACGAAGTCTGTGGCGTGTTTCCAGAAGAAATCTTTAGACAGCATGATGCACTCTGCCCCCAGACTGACCTGAAGACAAAAAAGTAGTTGGATTTATGATGCTATTTTGTGTTTACAGCTGGTAGAGCTGACAGCTGACCTGTTTGTAGAGCCTGTATTCTTTTCAAGCTTGATCACTGCCATCATTCCCACCTTAACACgttagtagttttttttttttccttttccagtTTTAATGATGCTATGCCTCTCACTAAAATCATGGTTTGTTGAGGAATAATATATGGACAGGTTTTGTTTGAAGACTATTCTTTTTAAACCTGCAATTATAGCCCTCAAGTTTgttgtacaaaagaaaaaatattgagttATGTTTTTGAGTGcttgatttatttcttcagtGAAGCATAGTCAAACTTTGAATGCAGTTTACTTATATATGCTTATTAAAGTGCTAAACGGTCTGAAGATCGTCATTAACATCAATGTGGCCTTATAAATTAGAACTCACAATCCGTCTGTGATTCACTCACCAAACTCACAGAGGTCTGAGGGGCGTCAAGATCATCTGGAAACTGAATCGGCTGAAGACCCTGATGCAATGAAAGCAAAGATGTCAATTCTTCTATTATGTAACACAATAATCTGTAAAGTTTTAATTTACGCAAGTGTAATTCAGGTAACGAACATCAATGACGATTATCATTATCACCGTTATGACTTTTTAAGAGTAAGGAATATGAAACATCATATATTTAGAAAATCGTAGACTGCAAGATgatattgtatttattatattgagttatatttatattttacaataaaatcacaTCGAGTGTTGTATAGTTATTcaagttattttattaaaaatatttccttttttaatacTGATATTTCTGTCAATCTAACAATGCTGAGACACATCTCTGTTAGTTTTCTAGTTATTCTGTGCAAGTCATTTCAATGGTTTTGCAGTTGTGGACACTCACAAAGGCATCTCGGGGTTTGAGGAGCTCTACTTGTACAAACACCGAGGGATGACCAGGAGGAGCGGACAGCGACAACCCTTGCTGACGTTTGACTTTCTTGGCACGTGATCGCTGTGGGGGGCCGACAGACGCACGTGGAGCGAGCACCGTCTGGTTCCGGTCATTCAAAATTTAAGACTTTGAAAACATTGCAAGTAATGGCCAAACCGCTGAATGAACTGAAAACGTGCCGATCTACATGActgactaagaaaaaaaaaaaaagactcgaTCTTGAGAtggtttcatttttgtattttacatctgctttaattttttcggtagttgcataattttaaatataggTATTATATCGTAATAGTAATGTGCGAGTCTAAAGCACACTTTTTGTACAGTTTTGTCTTTCGATAATACATattgtatttcttctttccgACATATCTACTTGTATAATAAAAGGTGCTTGCTGTTACTAAAAATGTAATCATGTTTGTATATCAATAGTTTCACAGCAAAATACAGTCAGAAAATAGCACTTACAAAATGAGCTTTTCCTGTGGTGAGAGTTTCCATgtagtttttctttgaaaatttccTGGCTGCTGGCGGATcgtgagaagaagaagactgtTCCAGAAGACGATTTCCACGTAAAAGCTGCGACTCTCTTGTGACTAATGCCCCGAGCTTTTCATTCTCAGCAAGCTTGGGAAGATTCTCTCCATTCTGAAAGGCAGAAAGCACCCATGTCTTAGGTGCTTGGGATATGAGACTCTGGATTAACTCAAGAAATTCAATTGAAAAGACTGAGCAGAAAAGATGGGCGAGTAAAGAGTAAAAGAGTAAAAAGAACGACACTCACCAGAGCTTCCTCCTCGCTTCGGTAGTGATGAAGGAGATGAAATCCATTGGGCTTCGGTCGTCTCCGTCGGATGCCAGTGTCAATCTTTGGCCctgaaccacacacacacactttggtTAATTCCTCAATACATTCCGTGAAACAGTTCACTTTTTATATTGCTGAACTCAGCTCATTTCATAAACTCTCTTTTCATACTAATTATACAACTACACTCGATAGAGgc
This sequence is a window from Pomacea canaliculata isolate SZHN2017 linkage group LG5, ASM307304v1, whole genome shotgun sequence. Protein-coding genes within it:
- the LOC112564698 gene encoding ras-related protein Rab-28-like, whose protein sequence is MSDSEDEGPDKQLKLIVMGDGASGKTSLCMRYTQEHFKKEYGQTVGLDFFLKRIVLPGGVNVALEVWDIGGQTMGSAMLSNYIFGAHGVLLVYDITNYSSFENMEDWYNSVKKICIGGRLPHIALVGNKIDLEHMRTVKQDRHQKFVQEHGLTSYFVSAKTGDSVNLCFQRVAADILNIKLTKPEVEQQRVVKAEVIQYSNEMAAALPKAQETKSSFCSVQ